The following coding sequences are from one Delphinus delphis chromosome 19, mDelDel1.2, whole genome shotgun sequence window:
- the ZNF750 gene encoding zinc finger protein 750, which yields MSLLKERKPKKPHYIPRPPGKPFKYKCFQCPFTCNEKSHLFNHMKYGLCKNSITLVSEQDRIPKCSKPNSSDPKPTSQSDPMAKPTSSKPVPSGLSHLDTKLQHGLAKDDIKENVDLHACGPHRCPGQKPTLHKEAAPLSPAPEATAGTQPVLEGTTRPSAFMPVGEHRLKGQELTEAPEALTLTQPPAKAASFHTKSAFHAPGYAWKAGSPFLTPEFPHKIPSTKGFGATSPYVHPTIAEYPPHFYTEHGLATIYSPYLLAGNSPECDSPLLSIYGAQDQRHFLPHPGPIPKHLNPAPSTYDHYRFFQQYHSNLPIPYGFYRPESAFSSYGLRPPPVAGMSQDQSSHLLEEAALAYPAWSPSKLNSSNSHKKHTEFEKESPTPEAKDLSRDGQRDTEGTKMSPRAGSAATGSPGRPSPTNFTQTSQPCAGLCSLLDMPASGAPGSLHPPEQSLTAFKPVKKNTERPHSQAPENRAASPESLEAVNADALAQMGSPEAAPSSPEDDSRAAPLNLSTKPEAEPATTHTTAYGEFVEPQDAPLNLSVKDPCNALTSRPSVRSRPRGAEPAAAPTPTPAPQSETASSGAGPDPSSLEIPAPSPAGKAQDTRSADSDEQKQTAAVALCQLAAYSPGNVEPAAQEPACQVDVPTPRAPESQEAQCDLRPKGQKRTSPRDAGKAQQGTKKPKPSDTARVFTLRKRTRVS from the exons ATGAGCCTTCTCAAAGAGCGAAAACCAAAAAAGCcacattacatccccaggccCCCAGGAAAGCCCTTCAAGTACAAGTGTTTCCAGTGTCCCTTTACTTGCAACGAAAAGTCACATCTTTTTAATCACATGAAATACGGTCTCTGTAAAAATTCCATCACTTTAGTGTCCGAGCAAGATCGCATTCCCAAGTGTTCCAAACCGAACTCTTCAGACCCTAAGCCAACCAGTCAGTCCGACCCCATGgcaaagcccacctcctccaaGCCCGTCCCAAGTGGGCTCTCACACCTGGACACCAAGCTCCAACATGGCCTCGCCAAGGATGACATCAAGGAAAATGTGGACCTGCATGCGTGCGGGCCCCACAGGTGCCCCGGACAGAAGCCCACTCTCCACAAGGAAGCAGCACCCCTGAGTCCAGCTCCAGAAGCCACCGCGGGCACCCAGCCTGTGCTGGAAGGCACTACCCGGCCTTCAGCATTCATGCCAGTTGGCGAGCACAGACTCAAAGGGCAGGAACTCACCGAGGCTCCTGAAGCGCTGACCCTGACCCAGCCCCCTGCCAAAGCTGCCTCCTTCCACACTAAGTCTGCCTTTCATGCCCCTGGCTACGCGTGGAAAGCTGGCTCACCTTTCCTCACGCCTGAGTTTCCACATAAAATCCCATCCACAAAGGGGTTTGGTGCCACTTCGCCATACGTGCACCCCACCATCGCAGAGTACCCGCCTCACTTTTACACAGAGCATGGACTGGCCACCATCTACTCACCGTACCTACTCGCAGGGAACTCGCCCGAGTGTGACAGCCCCCTGCTGTCCATCTACGGGGCCCAAGACCAAAGACATTTCCTGCCTCACCCAGGGCCGATCCCTAAGCACCTGAACCCAGCTCCATCCACATACGACCATTACAGATTCTTCCAGCAGTATCACTCCAATCTGCCGATTCCTTATGGATTTTATAGACCAGAGTCTGCATTTTCCTCCTACGGCCTCAGACCCCCACCCGTTGCTGGTATGTCACAAGATCAAAGCTCACACCTACTGGAAGAAGCTGCCCTGGCCTACCCGGCCTGGAGTCCATCCAAGTTAAACTCTTCCAACTCCCACAAAAAACACACAGAGTTTGAGAAAGAGAGTCCGACTCCCGAGGCTAAAGACCTCTCCAGAGATGGGCAGAGGGACACGGAAGGGACCAAAATGAGCCCACGTGCAGGCAGCGCAGCCACAGGCTCCCCGGGAAGGCCGAGCCCCACCAATTTCACGCAGACAAGCCAGCCCTGTGCCGGGCTGTGCAGCCTCTTGGACATGCCGGCCTCCGGTGCCCCAGGAAGTctccatccaccagaacagagcCTCACAGCCTTCAAGCCTGTCAAGAAGAACACGGAGCGCCCACATTCCCAGGCCCCAGAAAACAGAGCTGCATCTCCAGAAAG CCTCGAGGCCGTGAACGCAGACGCTCTGGCTCAGATGGGGAGCCCGGAAGCTGCACCCTCCAGCCCAGAGGACGACTCCAGGGCAGCCCCTCTGAACCTCTCCACGAAACCAGAAGCTGAGCCGGCCACTACACACACCACTGCCTATGGAGAATTTGTGGAGCCACAGGACGCGCCCCTCAACCTCTCGGTGAAGGACCCCTGCAACGCCCTGACTTCGAGGCCCTCTGTCCGCAGCCGCCCGAGAGGGGCCGAACCCgcggctgcccccacccccactcctgctCCGCAGTCGGAGACAGCAAGTTCCGGGGCCGGGCCCGACCCCAGCTCTCTGGAGATCCCTGCGCCCAGCCCGGCTGGGAAGGCCCAGGACACACGCTCAGCTGACAGTGACGAGCAGAAGCAGACTGCGGCCGTGGCCCTCTGCCAGCTGGCGGCCTACAGCCCAGGGAACGTCGAGCCCGCTGcccaggagcctgcctgccaggtAGACGTACCCACCCCCAGAGCCCCTGAGAGCCAGGAGGCTCAGTGCGACCTCAGACCCAAAGGGCAAAAGAGGACGAGccccagggatgcagggaaggCCCAGCAGGGAACCAAGAAGCCAAAGCCCAGCGACACAGCCAGAGTGTTCACACTCCGGAAAAGAACGCGGGTGTCTTAG